The Bos indicus x Bos taurus breed Angus x Brahman F1 hybrid chromosome 15, Bos_hybrid_MaternalHap_v2.0, whole genome shotgun sequence genome includes a window with the following:
- the LOC113904636 gene encoding olfactory receptor 9I1-like, translating to MAKNNLTIVTEFILMGFPDYPELEIPLFMAFLSFYLVTLLGNLGMIILIHEDVRLHTPMYFFLSHLSLLDTCYTSVITPQVLATLAAGRTVISYGQCAAQFFFFTICAGTECFLLSVMALDRYVAVSSPLLYTVTMPPRICWALVLGAYICGLTGSILRTSCTFTLSFCDDNQINFFFCDLPPLLKLACSDTKDVEIVIVFFGNFVILVNALVILISYLLIIKAVLKVSSSEGRAKAVSTCASHLTAVALFFGTLAFMYLRSASGTSLEEDKAVSVFYTVVIPMLNPLIYSLRNTDVKAAFRKVAGRFQVSQSM from the coding sequence ATGGCCAAGAATAATCTCACCATAGTAACTGAGTTCATCCTCATGGGCTTTCCTGACTATCCTGAGTTGGAGATTCCCCTCTTCATGGCGTTTCTGAGTTTCTATCTAGTCACACTTCTGGGCAACCTGGGCATGATCATTCTGATCCACGAGGATGTCCGGCTCCACACCCCAATGTACTTCTTCCTGAGCCACCTCTCCCTGCTGGACACCTGCTACACTTCGGTCATCACCCCTCAGGTCCTAGCCACCCTGGCCGCAGGCAGGACAGTCATCTCCTACGGCCAGTGTGCTGCCCAGTTCTTCTTCTTCACCATCTGTGCAGGCACGGAGTGTTTCCTGCTGTCGGTGATGGCCCTCGATCGCTACGTGGCTGTCAGCAGCCCGCTGCTCTACACTGTGACCATGCCTCCCAGGATCTGCTGGGCGCTGGTGCTCGGAGCCTACATCTGTGGGCTAACGGGGTCCATCCTGCGTACCTCGTGCACGTTTACCCTCTCCTTCTGTGACGACAATCAGAtcaatttcttcttctgtgaccTCCCACCCCTGCTGAAGCTGGCCTGCAGTGACACAAAAGATGTGGAGATTGTCATTGTCTTTTTTGGCAACTTTGTGATTTTGGTCAACGCCTTGGTCATCCTGATCTCCTACCTGCTTATCATCAAGGCCGTTTTGAAGGTCAGCTCTTCAGAGGGCAGGGCTAAGGCTGTCTCCACGTGTGCCTCCCACCTCACTGCTGTGGCTCTGTTCTTCGGGACCCTTGCCTTCATGTATCTGCGGAGTGCTTCAGGCACATCCCTAGAGGAAGACAAGGCAGTGTCTGTCTTCTACACTGTGGtcatccccatgctgaaccctctgATCTATAGCCTGAGAAACACAGATGTGAAAGCAGCCTTTAGAAAGGTCGCTGGTAGGTTCCAGGTGTCCCAGAGCATGTAG